The proteins below are encoded in one region of Rhizobacter sp.:
- a CDS encoding urea carboxylase-associated family protein, with the protein MTARTVTMTLNQQQLELLLRTIDQGAAPDLTALAKRALREHGQPAAPKPAPAPWVAPRGARELLSELVLEPGTGKALEVLKGQVIRIEQVEGNQCADFNCFNLHDYREFMHTGRTRTVHGLNPGPGDLLWSAPPRERAMMLILDDTVRCNDVMFPRCSAYLYESAYGFAAHTNCHDIQAEAQREYGLTPDDVHDSFNLFMRTEVHSGRGHIHRQDSKPGDHVDLLALMDVLAVPNVCGADIMRTSNFALKPLKVSIFQATPADLARVPNIPKLKTQRTPADFRQPLIKADRELKRDPAYRPMFTNVPLRSQAWDIALDADDCDRLHATGLHTIYGDGHDGDVLRDVIFSWWESRFLGAAGAGAPSI; encoded by the coding sequence ATGACGGCCCGCACGGTCACGATGACCCTGAACCAGCAGCAGCTCGAGCTGCTGCTGCGCACGATCGACCAGGGCGCTGCGCCCGACCTGACGGCGCTGGCCAAACGGGCCTTGCGCGAGCACGGCCAGCCCGCAGCACCCAAGCCCGCGCCGGCCCCCTGGGTTGCGCCCAGGGGTGCGCGCGAGTTGCTGTCGGAGCTGGTGCTGGAGCCCGGCACCGGCAAGGCGCTCGAAGTGCTGAAGGGCCAGGTGATCCGCATCGAGCAGGTCGAGGGCAACCAGTGCGCCGACTTCAACTGCTTCAACCTGCACGACTACCGCGAGTTCATGCACACCGGGCGCACGCGCACGGTCCACGGCCTCAACCCGGGCCCGGGCGACCTGCTGTGGTCGGCGCCACCGCGCGAGCGCGCGATGATGCTGATCCTCGACGACACGGTGCGCTGCAACGACGTGATGTTCCCGCGCTGCAGCGCGTACCTGTACGAGTCGGCCTACGGCTTTGCCGCCCACACCAACTGCCACGACATCCAGGCCGAGGCGCAACGCGAATACGGCCTGACGCCGGATGACGTGCACGACTCCTTCAACCTCTTCATGCGCACCGAAGTGCACAGCGGCCGGGGTCACATCCACCGCCAGGATTCGAAGCCCGGCGACCATGTGGACCTGCTCGCGCTGATGGACGTGCTGGCCGTGCCCAACGTGTGCGGCGCCGACATCATGCGCACCAGCAACTTTGCGCTGAAACCGCTGAAGGTGTCGATCTTCCAGGCCACGCCGGCCGACCTGGCGCGGGTGCCGAACATCCCGAAGCTCAAAACGCAGCGCACGCCGGCCGACTTCCGCCAGCCGCTCATCAAGGCCGATCGCGAGCTCAAGCGCGACCCGGCGTACCGGCCGATGTTCACCAACGTGCCGCTGCGCTCGCAGGCCTGGGACATCGCACTCGATGCCGACGACTGCGACCGCCTGCACGCGACCGGCCTGCACACGATCTACGGCGACGGCCACGACGGCGACGTGCTGCG
- a CDS encoding GntR family transcriptional regulator — MTTPNKADTAYTALKQAIIERALQPGTKLPEDALGTHFQVSRTLIREALARLAAEGLVDAQHNRTATVARPSLEEARSVFEVRRCLEQEVVRLVIERWSPFVAQALEEHVRLEEQAAREQQAPACARLAGEFHVRLAQLVGNPVLERYVDEVVSRCSLILAVHGRPHSPECGISEHRALIDAFRKGDQRAARRLMASHLGELEARVLNSTPATDDADLGQILGRYAPGAKPAVRASRRKA, encoded by the coding sequence ATGACCACACCCAACAAGGCTGACACCGCCTACACCGCGCTCAAGCAGGCCATCATCGAACGCGCGCTCCAACCCGGCACCAAGCTGCCGGAAGACGCGCTCGGCACGCACTTCCAGGTGAGCCGCACGCTGATCCGCGAGGCGCTGGCGCGGCTGGCAGCCGAGGGGCTGGTCGACGCACAGCACAACCGCACGGCCACGGTGGCGCGGCCCAGCCTGGAAGAAGCGCGCAGCGTGTTCGAGGTGCGGCGCTGCCTCGAACAAGAGGTGGTGCGGCTCGTCATCGAGCGCTGGTCGCCCTTCGTGGCACAGGCGCTGGAAGAGCACGTGCGGCTCGAAGAGCAGGCCGCACGCGAGCAGCAGGCGCCGGCGTGTGCGCGCCTCGCGGGCGAGTTCCACGTGCGTCTGGCGCAGCTGGTGGGCAACCCGGTGCTGGAGCGCTACGTCGACGAGGTGGTGTCGCGCTGCTCGCTGATCCTCGCGGTGCATGGTCGGCCGCACTCGCCCGAGTGCGGCATCAGCGAACACCGCGCACTGATCGACGCCTTCCGCAAGGGCGACCAGCGCGCCGCGCGCCGGCTGATGGCCTCGCACCTGGGCGAGCTCGAAGCGCGTGTGCTCAACAGCACCCCCGCGACCGACGACGCCGACCTCGGCCAGATCCTCGGCCGCTACGCACCGGGCGCCAAGCCCGCCGTGCGCGCCTCGCGCCGCAAGGCCTGA
- a CDS encoding BMP family ABC transporter substrate-binding protein: MSEFSTSWSRRRFLSTTAAGASLAATAPHVFAQKPVTVGLIYVGPRDDYGWNQAHAVAAKALRAVPGVKVVEEENVPETVAVRKTLEAMVKSDGASLVFGTSFGYFDPFMIDMAKRNPKVEFRHPTSLWSADKHPMNLGGYFCFLDQAHYVNGIAAGLSTKSNKIGYVAAKPIPIVLRNINAFTMGVRKVNPNATVQLVMTGDWSMPVREAEATNSLVASGCDVIACHVDSPKIIVEAAEKLGAKTLGHNASQANLAPKGFITGAENKWETVYKAFAASIAKGEKLPNTFFGGYDKDMVASTPFGAGATEKARNAATAAIADMKTGKPIFAGPIKSNTGKLVIDKAYGNYDPFLDRMDFLVEGVVGSLT, translated from the coding sequence ATGTCCGAGTTCTCGACTTCGTGGAGCCGCCGCCGGTTCCTGTCCACCACCGCGGCCGGAGCTTCACTCGCCGCGACGGCGCCGCACGTCTTCGCGCAGAAGCCCGTCACCGTCGGCCTGATCTACGTCGGCCCACGAGACGACTACGGCTGGAACCAGGCGCACGCCGTGGCCGCCAAGGCCTTGCGCGCCGTGCCCGGCGTGAAGGTGGTCGAGGAAGAAAACGTGCCCGAGACCGTGGCGGTGCGCAAGACGCTCGAGGCGATGGTGAAGTCCGACGGTGCCTCGCTCGTCTTCGGCACCTCGTTCGGCTACTTCGACCCCTTCATGATCGACATGGCCAAGCGCAACCCGAAGGTGGAGTTCCGCCACCCCACCTCGCTGTGGTCGGCTGACAAGCACCCGATGAACCTCGGCGGCTACTTCTGCTTCCTCGACCAGGCGCACTACGTCAACGGCATCGCCGCCGGCCTCTCGACCAAGTCGAACAAGATCGGCTACGTGGCCGCCAAGCCCATCCCCATCGTGCTGCGCAACATCAACGCCTTCACGATGGGCGTGCGCAAGGTCAACCCCAACGCCACCGTGCAACTGGTGATGACCGGCGACTGGTCGATGCCCGTGCGCGAGGCCGAAGCCACCAACTCGCTGGTGGCGAGCGGCTGCGACGTGATCGCCTGCCATGTCGACAGCCCGAAGATCATCGTCGAGGCCGCCGAGAAGCTGGGCGCGAAGACGCTCGGCCACAACGCCTCGCAGGCCAACCTCGCGCCCAAGGGTTTCATCACCGGCGCCGAGAACAAGTGGGAGACGGTCTACAAGGCCTTTGCCGCCTCCATCGCCAAGGGCGAGAAGCTGCCCAACACCTTCTTCGGCGGCTATGACAAGGACATGGTCGCCAGCACGCCCTTCGGTGCGGGTGCCACCGAGAAGGCCCGCAATGCGGCCACCGCCGCCATCGCCGACATGAAGACCGGCAAGCCGATCTTCGCCGGGCCGATCAAGAGCAACACCGGCAAGCTCGTCATCGACAAGGCCTATGGCAACTACGACCCCTTCCTCGACCGCATGGACTTCCTGGTCGAGGGTGTGGTCGGCTCCCTGACCTGA
- a CDS encoding amidohydrolase family protein, giving the protein MATTVIRGGRLLDAASRSAPPTDLLVTDGVITSLGAPGMAAPADAQVFDATGTLMHAGLVNGHTHGSTNLSKATHDRWTLELLLSGSGEWAANQTRSHKYLNTYIGAVEMLQKGCTTAYDLTFGFPLATVDDLYAIGQAYVDAGMRAVVAPMLQDVSFYKAIPGLYDALPASHKAQVDASGGDTGFILKSMEEALKHWPHDPAQVKLGIAPTIPLHCSDELTLGCVKLAAEYGAMTQSHVAESKVQAVAAMKRWGKSLTAHFDDLGMLGPRFTVAHGVWLDDDDMRRLAAAGASVSHNAGSNMRLGAGIADSRRMLELGVNLALGTDGAMCADNQNMYEAMRYASMVSNVRTPDYEQWLSAPEVFTAATQGGARATGFDQTGRLAVGCLADIVFLDLQSINWIPMNDPVNQVVLTEDATGVRDVMVGGKLVVRGGRHADADMAKLARDAQVARDEVATANTEGKHLAQALERAVGSFCIGLCREPFHLHRYGGPLGL; this is encoded by the coding sequence ATGGCGACGACCGTCATCCGCGGCGGGCGCCTGCTCGATGCCGCCTCACGCAGCGCACCGCCCACCGACCTGCTGGTCACCGACGGCGTCATCACCAGCCTCGGTGCGCCCGGCATGGCCGCACCGGCCGATGCGCAAGTGTTCGACGCCACCGGCACGCTGATGCACGCCGGCCTCGTGAACGGCCACACCCACGGCAGCACCAACCTCAGCAAGGCCACGCACGACCGCTGGACGCTCGAGCTGCTGCTCAGCGGCTCGGGCGAGTGGGCCGCCAACCAGACGCGCAGCCACAAGTACCTCAACACCTACATCGGTGCGGTCGAGATGCTGCAGAAGGGCTGCACCACCGCCTACGACCTCACCTTCGGCTTCCCGCTCGCCACGGTCGACGATCTCTACGCCATCGGCCAGGCGTATGTGGACGCCGGCATGCGTGCCGTGGTAGCGCCGATGCTGCAGGACGTGTCGTTCTACAAAGCGATCCCCGGCCTCTACGACGCACTGCCGGCCTCACACAAGGCACAGGTCGATGCGAGCGGTGGCGACACCGGCTTCATCCTGAAGTCGATGGAAGAGGCGCTGAAGCACTGGCCGCACGACCCGGCGCAGGTGAAGCTCGGCATCGCGCCGACGATCCCGCTGCACTGCTCCGACGAGCTCACGCTCGGCTGCGTGAAGCTCGCCGCCGAATACGGCGCGATGACGCAGTCGCACGTGGCCGAGTCGAAGGTGCAGGCGGTGGCCGCGATGAAACGCTGGGGCAAGTCGCTCACCGCGCATTTCGACGATCTCGGCATGCTGGGCCCGCGATTCACCGTGGCGCACGGTGTGTGGCTCGACGACGACGACATGCGCCGCCTGGCCGCCGCGGGTGCCTCGGTGTCGCACAACGCCGGCAGCAACATGCGCCTGGGCGCCGGCATCGCCGACTCGCGCCGCATGCTGGAACTCGGCGTGAACCTCGCACTTGGCACCGACGGCGCCATGTGCGCCGACAACCAGAACATGTACGAGGCGATGCGCTATGCCTCGATGGTGTCGAACGTGCGCACGCCCGACTACGAACAGTGGCTGAGCGCACCCGAGGTCTTCACTGCGGCCACCCAGGGCGGCGCACGGGCCACGGGCTTCGACCAGACCGGCCGCCTCGCGGTGGGCTGCCTCGCCGACATCGTGTTCCTCGACCTGCAGTCGATCAACTGGATCCCGATGAACGACCCGGTGAACCAGGTCGTGCTGACCGAAGACGCCACCGGCGTGCGCGACGTGATGGTCGGCGGCAAGCTCGTGGTGCGCGGCGGCCGGCACGCCGACGCCGACATGGCGAAGCTGGCGCGCGACGCCCAGGTGGCACGAGACGAAGTGGCCACCGCCAACACCGAAGGCAAGCACCTCGCACAGGCCCTCGAGCGCGCGGTGGGCAGCTTCTGCATCGGCCTGTGCCGCGAGCCCTTCCACCTGCACCGTTACGGCGGCCCCTTGGGGCTGTGA
- a CDS encoding extracellular solute-binding protein, with the protein MSKPADPKAKNTIVMPPATDFSRRSVLKAGLAASTLGTASLWNSADAADPKVLNYLSWPGNADPSIVGEFEKQYGVKIRIKEYVGGDQMMAVVNQSPPGTFDVVLADAEYMHLLKAADFIEPLDPADYPLKDLWPEFQKFPLHWFDGKLYGVMLDFGYLGLSYNTKAFTPKEVQSYSVMWSEKAKGKVGFFDWYLPSMGCISLSNGNRPPFDLDKAKFEALKKKMFSLKPQASGFYTIADIFSSMTNGRAQLIPGIGEWITLGLRTSGVPVDTIIPEEGGLQYTESLSIVKGTSKRDLARKFIQYSLTPRAQVAMATKVDNRKSIPSMPAWKLLNDTKPQEAKLLRMELKGPNVMDEYKAKKIQLRQLPKQQSIEDWNDLWSQFKSL; encoded by the coding sequence ATGTCGAAGCCCGCCGACCCGAAAGCCAAGAACACCATCGTGATGCCTCCCGCCACCGACTTCAGCCGCCGCTCGGTGCTGAAGGCCGGCCTCGCCGCCAGCACGCTCGGCACGGCCTCCCTCTGGAACAGCGCCGATGCCGCCGACCCGAAGGTGCTGAACTACCTCTCGTGGCCGGGCAACGCCGACCCGTCCATCGTGGGCGAGTTCGAGAAGCAGTACGGCGTGAAGATCCGCATCAAGGAATACGTGGGCGGTGACCAGATGATGGCGGTGGTGAACCAGTCGCCCCCCGGCACCTTCGACGTGGTGCTGGCCGACGCCGAGTACATGCACCTCCTGAAGGCGGCCGATTTCATCGAGCCGCTCGACCCGGCCGACTACCCGCTGAAGGACCTCTGGCCCGAGTTCCAGAAATTCCCGCTGCACTGGTTCGACGGCAAGCTCTACGGCGTGATGCTCGACTTCGGCTACCTGGGCCTGTCGTACAACACCAAGGCCTTCACGCCGAAGGAAGTGCAGTCGTACTCGGTGATGTGGAGCGAGAAGGCCAAGGGCAAGGTCGGCTTCTTCGACTGGTACCTGCCGTCGATGGGCTGCATCAGCCTGTCGAACGGCAACCGCCCGCCCTTCGACCTCGACAAGGCCAAGTTCGAGGCCTTGAAGAAGAAGATGTTCTCGCTGAAGCCGCAGGCCTCGGGCTTCTACACCATCGCCGACATCTTCTCGTCGATGACCAACGGCCGGGCGCAGCTGATCCCCGGCATCGGCGAGTGGATCACGCTCGGCCTGCGCACGAGCGGCGTGCCGGTCGACACCATCATCCCGGAAGAAGGCGGCCTGCAGTACACCGAGTCGCTCTCCATCGTGAAGGGCACCAGCAAACGCGACCTCGCGCGCAAGTTCATCCAGTACTCGCTCACGCCAAGGGCGCAGGTGGCGATGGCCACCAAGGTCGACAACCGCAAGAGCATCCCGTCGATGCCGGCGTGGAAGCTGCTCAACGACACCAAGCCGCAAGAAGCCAAGCTGCTGCGCATGGAGCTCAAGGGCCCCAACGTGATGGACGAGTACAAGGCCAAGAAGATCCAGCTGCGCCAGCTGCCCAAGCAGCAGTCCATCGAAGACTGGAACGACCTGTGGAGCCAGTTCAAGAGCCTGTGA
- a CDS encoding ABC transporter permease, whose amino-acid sequence MSQPVAEPVPHRARTAGSQRVLPAVLGLPVFLWQAVFFAAPLVFLIVITFWQVKSFRLEPAFVLDNWERVLLSSPFQRALVHTLTLSAVTTVLALVIAFPAAYTIAFRLPARLRDLAVAALIVPIFSSYMLRIYAWQIVLSPEGLINTLIGHLGIDPLPMLGGAFSLQIGLLTLTLPIAVLILVFALSGIDRTLIEAAENLGCRRSRVIAHVLLPAIRPALLLAATTTFLLAFGDYISPLFMTGSKPPTLSILVVDTVKSGSQWPRASVVGVAMLLVLAVVFGLGRWLGTRGTGKGHS is encoded by the coding sequence ATGTCCCAGCCCGTGGCCGAGCCGGTGCCGCACCGCGCCCGCACCGCTGGGTCGCAGCGCGTGCTGCCCGCGGTGCTGGGCCTGCCGGTCTTCCTGTGGCAGGCGGTCTTCTTCGCGGCGCCGCTCGTCTTCCTGATCGTCATCACCTTCTGGCAGGTGAAGTCGTTCCGGCTGGAGCCCGCGTTCGTGCTCGACAACTGGGAGCGAGTGCTGCTGTCGAGCCCGTTCCAGCGGGCGCTGGTGCACACGCTCACGCTCTCGGCGGTGACCACGGTGCTCGCGCTCGTGATCGCCTTCCCGGCGGCCTACACCATCGCCTTCCGCCTGCCGGCGCGGCTGCGCGACCTGGCAGTGGCTGCGCTCATCGTGCCCATCTTCTCGAGCTACATGCTGCGCATCTACGCGTGGCAGATCGTGCTCAGTCCCGAGGGGCTGATCAACACGCTGATCGGCCACCTCGGCATCGACCCGCTGCCCATGCTCGGCGGCGCCTTCTCGCTGCAGATCGGGCTGCTGACGCTCACGCTGCCGATTGCGGTGCTGATCCTCGTCTTCGCGCTCTCGGGCATCGACCGCACGCTGATCGAAGCCGCCGAGAACCTGGGCTGCCGTCGCAGCCGCGTGATCGCGCACGTGCTGCTGCCCGCCATCCGCCCGGCCCTGCTGCTCGCGGCCACCACCACTTTCCTGCTCGCCTTCGGCGACTACATCAGCCCGCTCTTCATGACGGGCAGCAAGCCGCCCACGCTTTCCATCCTGGTGGTGGACACGGTGAAGTCGGGCTCGCAGTGGCCGCGTGCGTCGGTGGTCGGCGTGGCGATGCTGCTCGTGCTGGCCGTGGTGTTCGGCCTCGGGCGCTGGCTGGGCACACGAGGCACCGGAAAAGGCCATTCATGA
- a CDS encoding ABC transporter permease — MTLTALSRTLQYAFVAALFSFIAAPMLVIVVFSFDANRFPAIPWGGFSLEWHRAIFEDEMVRDAFVNSLWVGLGTAVLSTVLGFAAAYVDHRYRFRGKTGFALLVALPPAVPATILGMAMLAFLSRIGLFGRIETITACHVAIATSFSMAIIGLRLGEMGKDLEQAAWNLGASPATALLRIVVPFCKPALIASFFLSAAVSFDEFLIAWFVGGVHETLPVRILNLLQGQVNPKINAIGTVVLVISLTLVLVAQRFVGVKVAKKVEAA, encoded by the coding sequence ATGACTCTGACCGCTCTCTCACGCACGCTGCAGTACGCGTTCGTCGCCGCCCTCTTCAGCTTCATCGCGGCGCCGATGCTCGTCATCGTCGTCTTCTCGTTCGACGCCAACCGCTTCCCGGCCATTCCCTGGGGCGGCTTCAGCCTCGAATGGCACCGCGCGATCTTCGAAGACGAGATGGTGCGCGACGCCTTCGTCAACAGCCTGTGGGTGGGGCTCGGCACCGCGGTGCTCTCCACCGTGCTCGGCTTCGCGGCGGCCTATGTCGACCACCGCTACCGCTTCCGCGGCAAGACGGGCTTCGCGCTGCTGGTGGCCCTGCCACCGGCCGTGCCGGCCACCATCCTCGGCATGGCGATGCTCGCCTTCCTCTCGCGCATCGGTCTCTTCGGCCGCATCGAGACGATCACCGCCTGCCACGTGGCCATCGCCACCTCGTTCTCGATGGCCATCATCGGCCTGCGGCTCGGCGAGATGGGCAAAGACCTGGAGCAGGCAGCCTGGAACCTCGGCGCCTCGCCGGCCACGGCGCTGCTGCGCATCGTGGTGCCCTTCTGCAAGCCGGCGCTCATCGCATCGTTCTTCCTGTCGGCCGCGGTGTCGTTCGACGAATTCCTGATCGCCTGGTTCGTGGGCGGCGTGCACGAGACGCTGCCGGTGCGCATCTTGAACCTGCTGCAGGGCCAGGTGAACCCGAAGATCAACGCCATCGGCACGGTGGTGCTCGTCATCAGCCTCACGCTGGTGCTGGTGGCGCAGCGCTTCGTGGGCGTGAAGGTGGCAAAGAAAGTGGAGGCAGCATGA
- a CDS encoding ABC transporter ATP-binding protein, producing the protein MSSAFVSLKAVEKKFPGHHAVRGIDLDIAAGEFIAIMGPSGCGKSTTLRMIAGLDEPSSGEIFIGGKSMRGIPAFQRDTPMVWQSLALFPFLTVAENVAFPLRMKKMGPDVRRKRALDWLDRLGLAGMADRQVSQLSGGQRQRVAIARALVTEPSILLLDEPLSALDAHLRVRMQTELARLHRELRITFVYVTHAQSEAFALADRIVVMADGLIQQAGKPQDVYRAPANAFVANFIGTNNLVTGEAKAHDGEFITVEGPLGRFPVKAPQGWPMGTPASFVIAADRVALQPGDAHDEAGVAGTVLGLEFVGSTQTVFVEMGDGKEFRVQKQQHEIESLNLAPGQRVTLSWDPRQTWLLPQAA; encoded by the coding sequence ATGAGCTCGGCTTTCGTCTCGCTAAAAGCCGTCGAGAAGAAGTTCCCCGGCCACCACGCCGTGCGTGGCATCGACCTCGACATCGCCGCCGGCGAGTTCATCGCCATCATGGGCCCGTCGGGCTGCGGCAAGTCGACCACCTTGCGCATGATCGCGGGGCTCGACGAGCCCAGCTCGGGCGAGATCTTCATCGGCGGCAAGAGCATGCGCGGCATCCCTGCCTTCCAGCGCGACACGCCGATGGTGTGGCAGAGCCTCGCGCTCTTCCCCTTCCTCACCGTCGCAGAAAACGTGGCCTTCCCGCTGCGTATGAAGAAGATGGGGCCCGACGTGCGCCGCAAGCGCGCACTCGACTGGCTGGATCGACTGGGCCTGGCCGGCATGGCCGACCGGCAGGTGTCGCAGCTCTCGGGTGGCCAGCGCCAGCGTGTGGCGATCGCACGCGCACTCGTCACCGAGCCCTCCATCCTGCTGCTCGACGAGCCGCTGAGCGCGCTCGATGCCCACCTGCGCGTGCGCATGCAGACCGAGCTGGCGCGGCTGCACCGCGAGCTGCGCATCACCTTCGTCTACGTGACGCATGCCCAGTCGGAAGCCTTCGCGCTGGCCGACCGCATCGTGGTGATGGCCGATGGGCTCATCCAGCAGGCCGGCAAACCGCAGGACGTGTACCGCGCGCCGGCCAACGCCTTCGTCGCCAACTTCATCGGCACCAACAACCTGGTGACCGGGGAAGCCAAGGCGCACGACGGCGAGTTCATCACCGTCGAAGGGCCGCTCGGCCGCTTCCCCGTCAAGGCGCCGCAAGGCTGGCCGATGGGCACGCCCGCGAGTTTCGTGATCGCGGCCGACCGCGTGGCGCTGCAGCCTGGTGATGCGCATGACGAAGCGGGCGTGGCCGGCACGGTGCTCGGCCTGGAGTTCGTCGGCTCCACGCAGACCGTCTTCGTCGAGATGGGCGACGGCAAGGAATTCCGCGTGCAGAAGCAGCAGCACGAGATCGAGTCGCTCAACCTCGCCCCCGGCCAGCGCGTGACGCTCAGCTGGGACCCGCGCCAGACCTGGCTGCTGCCACAGGCCGCTTGA
- a CDS encoding nucleoside deaminase, whose amino-acid sequence MYTQAFMQRALALSAQALDQPGTEPFGAVIVKDGRIVGEGFNHARAKWDPTAHGEVEAIRDACQRLGTLQLDGCELYTSCEPCALCVCAMGIVGISALYYGASLEQSHDAIDALPASARPPIDTEALRREAGAPIAERRMPSRQALDGEAVAILKRWAASRTPTP is encoded by the coding sequence ATGTACACCCAAGCCTTCATGCAACGCGCCCTGGCGCTGTCGGCCCAGGCCCTCGACCAGCCGGGCACCGAGCCCTTCGGCGCGGTAATCGTGAAAGACGGCCGCATCGTCGGCGAAGGGTTCAACCACGCCCGCGCCAAGTGGGACCCGACCGCACACGGCGAGGTCGAGGCCATCCGCGACGCCTGCCAGCGCCTGGGCACCCTGCAGCTCGACGGCTGCGAGCTCTACACCTCGTGCGAGCCCTGCGCGCTGTGCGTGTGCGCGATGGGCATCGTGGGCATCTCGGCGCTGTACTACGGCGCCTCGCTCGAACAGTCGCACGACGCGATCGACGCCCTGCCCGCCAGCGCACGCCCCCCGATCGACACCGAGGCCCTGCGCCGCGAAGCCGGTGCGCCGATCGCCGAGCGGCGCATGCCCTCGCGGCAAGCGCTCGACGGCGAAGCGGTCGCCATCCTGAAGCGCTGGGCCGCGTCTCGCACCCCCACGCCCTGA
- a CDS encoding tripartite tricarboxylate transporter substrate binding protein: MKRRLVLAAGAAALSSPAWVGAQSAWPARGPVRLIAQFPPGGLVDTVARLMAPHLSQALGQTVVVENRPGAGGLIGTDYVAKQPADGYTLLVSHASVHIYAAATRNVMPFDPVADFSHLAMLVEAPMVLLVRGQSPVQSLAQYVTMAKTKPVRYGTSGVGSANHLFGELLKIDGQAPEHDHVPYQGSAPAMQDLLSGQIDGLFDPITTNVAQLKAGSLRALAVSTPARLPALPSIPTFAELGYPSMTGSQWLGLSAPKNLPAPIAQRLKSLMPEILAKPDVMARLEELQTLPRKTPVLGDDFTTLIRSQIDTWTRVARRAKVEVIA, encoded by the coding sequence ATGAAGCGTCGCCTCGTTCTTGCCGCCGGTGCAGCGGCCCTGTCCTCGCCGGCCTGGGTCGGTGCGCAAAGCGCATGGCCGGCCCGCGGCCCCGTGCGCCTGATCGCGCAGTTCCCGCCAGGCGGCCTGGTCGACACGGTGGCGCGGCTGATGGCGCCCCACCTCTCGCAGGCCCTCGGGCAGACGGTGGTCGTCGAGAACCGGCCGGGAGCCGGCGGCCTCATCGGCACCGACTACGTGGCCAAGCAGCCGGCCGATGGCTACACCCTGCTCGTGAGCCACGCTTCGGTCCACATCTACGCCGCCGCCACGCGAAACGTGATGCCCTTCGACCCGGTGGCCGACTTCTCCCACCTCGCCATGCTGGTGGAGGCGCCGATGGTGCTGCTGGTGCGCGGCCAGTCGCCGGTGCAAAGCCTCGCGCAATACGTGACGATGGCCAAGACCAAGCCCGTGCGCTACGGCACCTCGGGCGTGGGCTCGGCCAACCATCTCTTCGGCGAGCTGCTCAAGATCGACGGGCAGGCGCCCGAGCACGACCACGTGCCCTACCAGGGCAGCGCCCCTGCGATGCAAGACCTGCTGAGCGGCCAGATCGACGGCCTCTTCGACCCCATCACCACCAACGTGGCGCAGCTCAAAGCCGGCTCGCTTCGCGCGCTCGCCGTCTCGACCCCGGCGCGCCTGCCGGCGCTGCCGAGCATTCCCACCTTCGCCGAACTCGGCTACCCGTCGATGACCGGCTCGCAATGGCTGGGCCTCTCGGCGCCGAAGAACCTGCCCGCGCCGATCGCGCAGCGCCTCAAGTCGCTCATGCCCGAGATCCTCGCCAAGCCCGACGTGATGGCCCGCCTGGAGGAGCTGCAGACACTGCCGCGCAAGACGCCGGTGCTCGGCGACGACTTCACCACGCTGATCCGCTCGCAGATCGACACCTGGACCCGCGTGGCCCGGCGCGCCAAGGTCGAAGTGATCGCCTGA